From Nitrospirota bacterium, a single genomic window includes:
- a CDS encoding HIRAN domain-containing protein: MLGRSGGIRETDSMEVFLCPQKDKDGKYHVSFFSRGIRYLPKHALEVINSLNPNDQLFIMSDLQNPSDEFAIALRTGEPVTIVGYCPSYLAEDFHSLLKECGPNSLKITVERVNSDAPTQLRLLCSMIAPWPNNFEPCDGELFEVLPERVL; this comes from the coding sequence TTGCTAGGGCGTAGTGGGGGTATTCGAGAGACGGATTCTATGGAGGTATTTCTATGTCCTCAAAAAGATAAAGACGGTAAATACCATGTGAGCTTCTTTAGCCGCGGTATCCGATATTTGCCCAAGCACGCTTTAGAGGTAATTAATAGCCTTAATCCCAATGACCAACTCTTTATAATGTCAGATCTGCAGAATCCTTCTGATGAGTTTGCAATTGCACTACGGACTGGTGAGCCAGTAACTATAGTTGGTTACTGCCCGAGCTACCTCGCAGAAGATTTCCATAGCTTGTTGAAAGAGTGTGGTCCCAATAGTTTGAAAATAACTGTTGAGAGAGTGAACAGCGATGCACCTACCCAGTTACGTCTTCTTTGTAGTATGATAGCTCCGTGGCCAAATAATTTTGAACCTTGTGATGGTGAGCTTTTCGAGGTACTGCCTGAAAGGGTACTGTAA
- a CDS encoding NADH-quinone oxidoreductase subunit B family protein — translation MLRILYQIFRTGIVTEPLPSETEAEIEIVGARLEKDILKQFQRSLTIRFVDAGSCNGCELEIHALSNPIYNCERFGIHFTASPRFADLLLVTGPVSKNMEIALRRTYNAMPNPKLVVAVGDCGNNGGIFGTSYASLGGVGNIIPVDAYVKGCPPNPADLLNGILKVVSM, via the coding sequence TTGTTACGAATTCTTTATCAGATATTCAGAACCGGCATTGTCACAGAACCGCTGCCCAGCGAGACAGAGGCGGAGATTGAGATTGTCGGTGCAAGGCTGGAAAAGGATATATTAAAACAATTCCAGAGAAGCCTGACAATCAGGTTTGTAGATGCAGGCTCATGCAACGGGTGCGAACTGGAGATTCATGCATTGAGCAACCCAATCTATAACTGCGAACGCTTCGGTATCCACTTCACCGCATCACCAAGATTTGCAGACCTGCTTTTAGTCACAGGCCCTGTTTCAAAAAACATGGAGATCGCCCTCCGCAGGACCTACAACGCCATGCCCAATCCTAAACTTGTTGTTGCAGTGGGCGACTGCGGAAACAATGGAGGAATATTCGGCACCAGCTACGCATCCCTCGGCGGCGTCGGAAACATCATCCCTGTTGATGCCTATGTAAAAGGCTGTCCACCCAACCCCGCTGATCTGCTCAATGGGATTCTTAAAGTTGTGAGCATGTAA
- the pafA gene encoding Pup--protein ligase — METRIYGLENEYGLIFSSKEKNSIPLERILGYLFEGIISNSWSSNAFLPNGARFYQDTGCHPEYATPECDNVFDLVVYDKAGERILEASLNLAERRMHEDGIAGEIFIYKNNTDSAGNTYGCHENYLVARHIDFWRFSERLIPFFVTRQIYSGAGKIQKEAGKTYYSISQRSQHINQKISCSTTSSRSIINTRDEPHADAEKYRRLHIIVGDANMSEYTTYLKVGTTALILQMIEDGYPVRGMDLDDPVRAIKDISKDLTMKKTVKLENGKSYTAVEIQRVYLDLVQNYLAHREKSKVVSDILEKWEYVLDKLDEDPVALSRYVDWVTKYELINSYRNKKGYDWDDPKVAMMDLQYHDIKRDRGLYYLLEREGLVERVAEDTDIANAMEYPPQNTRAKLRGDFIRVANMKNRSYSVDWTYLKLDGYGEETVLCMDPFSSHDKRIEKMLMHLAYTR; from the coding sequence ATGGAAACAAGGATATATGGATTAGAAAATGAATATGGATTGATTTTTTCTTCAAAAGAGAAAAACTCCATCCCCCTTGAGAGGATATTAGGGTATCTCTTTGAGGGCATCATATCAAACAGTTGGTCTTCAAATGCCTTTCTACCCAATGGCGCACGATTTTATCAGGACACAGGCTGTCACCCTGAGTATGCAACACCTGAATGTGATAATGTCTTTGACCTTGTTGTGTATGACAAGGCAGGAGAGCGGATACTTGAGGCATCTCTGAATCTTGCAGAGAGGCGGATGCATGAAGATGGTATAGCCGGTGAAATATTTATTTACAAAAATAATACAGATTCAGCAGGTAATACTTATGGATGCCATGAAAACTATCTGGTGGCGAGGCATATTGACTTCTGGAGGTTTTCAGAGAGATTAATTCCCTTTTTTGTTACCCGCCAAATCTATTCCGGTGCAGGAAAGATTCAGAAAGAGGCAGGTAAGACATACTATTCCATATCACAGCGCTCCCAGCATATAAACCAGAAGATATCATGCTCCACAACCTCTTCAAGGAGCATTATAAACACAAGGGATGAACCTCATGCTGATGCTGAGAAATACCGCCGCCTGCACATAATCGTAGGCGATGCAAACATGTCTGAGTACACCACCTATTTAAAAGTGGGTACAACCGCCCTCATCCTTCAGATGATTGAAGATGGTTATCCTGTAAGAGGGATGGATTTAGATGACCCTGTCCGTGCAATTAAAGATATTTCAAAAGATCTGACCATGAAAAAGACGGTAAAACTTGAAAATGGCAAATCCTATACAGCCGTTGAAATCCAGAGGGTCTATCTCGACCTTGTGCAGAATTATCTTGCCCACAGGGAAAAGAGTAAAGTGGTATCGGATATCCTGGAAAAGTGGGAGTATGTACTGGATAAGCTCGATGAAGACCCTGTTGCGTTATCAAGATATGTTGACTGGGTTACAAAATATGAGCTTATAAACTCATACAGAAATAAGAAGGGATATGACTGGGATGACCCAAAAGTAGCAATGATGGATTTACAGTATCATGATATTAAACGAGACAGAGGTTTATATTATCTACTTGAAAGAGAGGGCCTTGTGGAAAGGGTTGCTGAAGATACTGACATAGCAAATGCTATGGAGTACCCGCCGCAGAACACAAGGGCCAAACTCAGAGGTGATTTTATACGTGTAGCCAATATGAAAAACAGATCATACAGTGTAGACTGGACATATCTTAAATTAGACGGCTATGGCGAAGAAACCGTATTATGTATGGACCCATTCTCCTCGCATGACAAGCGCATCGAAAAGATGCTTATGCATCTTGCTTATACAAGATAA
- a CDS encoding NADH-quinone oxidoreductase subunit C — translation MNTLKDIIITTLKEDAVQDEHQYPAWVTTFIVPRSRFVEAARAMKKADARLVAEWATDETLMHTPSPLNPLPQGEGKFDEQSRGTGAKFIPSPLTGEGQGGGELRGFGIFACFAKASEYLIVKTNAPPDDPTFPTLTKKFPASFRFERQIQSLMGVNPTGHPDNRPWIKHEDWPKDAWPLRKAFDPSMYMERVTGEYKFIRAEGIGVFEIPVGPVHAGIIEPGHFRFQAVGEDILNLEKKLGYVHKGIEKRFEALSWEEGVRLAGRVSGDTTVAHSLAYCMAVEAITMPGCKPPERGLWLRALMLERERIANHIGDIGGICNDAAFAFLLYQLSRLREIVLRTNYKLFGHRLMMDKVAIGGVSVDITADGINEILSELNLISDEFERLASIYDENPSLEDRVRDAGVLAPDTAKELGVVGITARASGQPLDCRIQNPFPPYAVIVPRMTVLQAGDVHSRTWVRVEEVRESIIVIRNILTSLPSGEIKTGIKYPAPDTRGFAVVEGWRGEIVYWIQAGEKGEINRCMVRDPSSVNWLAVEQAIHGNIVPDFPLCNKSFNQSYSGHDL, via the coding sequence ATGAACACATTAAAAGACATCATTATTACAACACTCAAAGAAGATGCAGTGCAGGATGAACATCAGTATCCAGCATGGGTAACAACCTTTATTGTCCCCAGAAGCCGATTCGTAGAAGCAGCGAGGGCGATGAAGAAGGCTGATGCAAGGCTTGTGGCTGAGTGGGCAACGGATGAAACACTCATGCATACCCCCTCTCCCCTTAATCCCCTCCCGCAAGGGGAGGGGAAATTTGATGAGCAATCAAGGGGAACGGGTGCTAAATTTATTCCCTCCCCCTTGACGGGGGAGGGTCAGGGTGGGGGTGAGCTAAGAGGCTTCGGCATCTTCGCCTGCTTTGCCAAAGCATCAGAATACCTTATTGTAAAAACAAATGCCCCTCCTGACGACCCAACATTTCCAACCCTTACAAAAAAGTTCCCTGCCTCCTTCCGTTTTGAGCGCCAGATACAAAGCCTTATGGGTGTTAATCCTACCGGACATCCTGATAACAGGCCATGGATAAAACATGAAGACTGGCCCAAGGATGCATGGCCATTGAGGAAGGCATTTGACCCATCCATGTACATGGAGAGGGTCACAGGGGAATATAAATTTATCAGGGCAGAGGGCATCGGTGTTTTTGAGATACCTGTTGGCCCTGTCCATGCCGGTATTATTGAACCAGGACATTTCCGTTTTCAGGCTGTTGGTGAGGATATTCTAAACCTTGAAAAGAAACTCGGGTATGTGCATAAGGGGATAGAAAAAAGGTTTGAGGCATTATCATGGGAAGAAGGTGTACGGCTCGCAGGCCGTGTATCAGGGGATACTACTGTAGCCCATAGCCTTGCATACTGCATGGCGGTTGAGGCCATTACAATGCCCGGATGCAAGCCGCCTGAAAGAGGGCTATGGTTACGGGCCCTTATGCTTGAAAGGGAGCGGATAGCAAATCACATTGGCGATATAGGCGGTATATGTAATGATGCAGCCTTTGCCTTTCTTTTGTATCAACTATCGAGGCTTAGAGAGATTGTGCTACGTACAAACTATAAATTGTTCGGCCACCGGCTTATGATGGACAAGGTTGCGATAGGCGGCGTATCTGTTGATATAACCGCAGATGGCATAAATGAGATACTTTCAGAATTGAACCTGATTTCAGACGAGTTTGAAAGGCTTGCCTCTATCTATGATGAAAACCCTTCCCTTGAAGACAGGGTGAGGGACGCAGGTGTACTGGCCCCGGATACTGCAAAGGAGCTTGGTGTGGTAGGGATTACCGCCAGGGCCAGCGGCCAGCCGCTGGATTGCCGTATCCAGAACCCGTTTCCTCCTTACGCTGTGATTGTCCCGAGGATGACAGTTCTTCAGGCAGGGGATGTCCATTCAAGGACATGGGTTAGAGTAGAAGAGGTCAGGGAGTCTATAATTGTCATAAGAAATATACTGACCTCACTTCCTTCGGGTGAGATTAAAACCGGTATCAAATATCCGGCACCTGACACAAGAGGCTTTGCTGTTGTTGAGGGTTGGCGGGGAGAGATAGTTTACTGGATTCAGGCAGGGGAAAAAGGTGAGATAAACAGGTGTATGGTAAGAGACCCTTCCAGTGTAAACTGGCTTGCAGTCGAACAGGCCATCCACGGAAACATAGTACCTGATTTCCCCCTTTGCAACAAAAGCTTTAATCAGTCATATTCAGGGCATGACCTGTGA
- a CDS encoding formate hydrogenlyase, translated as MSVNFAAQIISVLAALVLLTSFGLLIQKRVYGLLHLFAWQGLFLSISTAVVGYVAKQHHLYISSILTLALKVIVLPYILHTLIVRLKIRKEVDTVVNIPTTMLMGIALVIFSYHLTAPIRELSTLVTRSIIAVALATVMLGLLMMITRRHAVTQIIGFLALENGLFFAATSATYGMPLVVELGVALDILIAAFVFGIFFFHISETFDSLDVEQMARLKEEE; from the coding sequence ATGTCAGTAAATTTTGCAGCACAGATAATAAGTGTTCTAGCAGCCCTTGTACTGCTTACGTCTTTTGGACTACTGATTCAAAAGCGGGTATACGGGCTGTTACATCTGTTTGCATGGCAGGGGTTATTTCTTTCCATAAGCACTGCGGTGGTAGGCTATGTGGCCAAACAGCACCACCTGTATATTTCATCAATACTGACACTGGCACTCAAGGTGATAGTTCTACCTTATATCCTCCATACACTGATAGTCCGGCTTAAGATACGTAAAGAGGTTGACACAGTAGTAAACATACCTACTACAATGTTAATGGGGATTGCACTCGTAATATTTTCCTATCACCTTACAGCACCTATCCGGGAACTCTCAACCCTTGTGACCCGTTCTATCATAGCCGTTGCCCTTGCCACAGTTATGCTGGGACTTCTTATGATGATTACAAGGAGACATGCGGTTACACAGATTATAGGGTTCCTTGCACTTGAAAACGGCCTCTTCTTTGCAGCCACCAGCGCAACTTATGGGATGCCCCTTGTTGTGGAGTTAGGCGTGGCACTGGATATTCTGATAGCAGCATTTGTCTTCGGCATATTCTTTTTCCATATCAGTGAGACCTTTGATTCTCTTGATGTTGAGCAGATGGCAAGATTGAAGGAGGAAGAGTAA
- a CDS encoding NADH-quinone oxidoreductase subunit H, with protein sequence MNIFNPFLVMWLQFIAILFAAPAFTGWVRMVKCWAQGRTSAGLFQPYRDLVKLFYKDVILAENASWIFRFTPYIVFGTTVLAGAIIPMLSVELPLSATADAIALVGLFTIARFFTALAGLDIGTAFGGMGSSREKTVATLAEPAMLMAIFTVSLISQSTSLSQMVNVIAHGDFVLRPSLAFALLAFLLIALAETGRIPVDNPATHLELTMIHEAMILEYSGRHLALIEWAGMMKLFLFGTLGVALFFPWGIAAEGDLLSIPVAAGLLIVKLFIAGVGLVLVETGLAKMRLFRVQEFLGSAFLFATLGLLSYFMLE encoded by the coding sequence ATGAATATATTTAATCCGTTCTTGGTTATGTGGTTACAGTTTATTGCCATCCTATTTGCCGCACCTGCGTTTACAGGATGGGTGAGGATGGTGAAGTGCTGGGCACAGGGGCGGACCTCTGCCGGCCTGTTCCAACCATACAGGGACCTTGTTAAACTTTTTTATAAGGATGTAATACTGGCAGAGAATGCATCATGGATATTCCGGTTTACACCTTACATAGTATTCGGTACAACCGTGCTTGCAGGTGCTATAATCCCCATGCTGTCTGTAGAACTACCGCTCTCTGCAACTGCAGATGCCATTGCCCTTGTCGGTCTGTTTACTATTGCCCGCTTTTTTACGGCACTTGCCGGACTGGACATAGGGACTGCCTTCGGAGGGATGGGTTCAAGCAGGGAGAAAACAGTTGCAACACTTGCAGAGCCTGCCATGCTTATGGCCATATTTACCGTGTCCCTTATCAGTCAGTCCACATCACTTTCACAAATGGTAAATGTGATTGCCCACGGAGATTTTGTGCTCAGGCCGTCACTGGCCTTTGCCCTGCTGGCCTTTCTCCTTATTGCACTTGCGGAAACAGGGAGGATACCGGTAGACAATCCGGCAACCCATCTGGAGCTGACCATGATCCATGAGGCTATGATACTTGAATATTCAGGACGTCACCTTGCCCTTATTGAGTGGGCCGGCATGATGAAGCTTTTCCTTTTTGGTACTCTTGGGGTTGCATTGTTCTTTCCCTGGGGTATTGCTGCGGAAGGGGACTTGCTTTCAATTCCTGTTGCCGCGGGTTTACTTATAGTGAAACTATTTATTGCAGGAGTAGGGCTTGTACTGGTAGAAACAGGTTTGGCAAAGATGAGGCTATTCAGGGTACAGGAGTTCCTCGGAAGCGCATTCCTCTTTGCCACACTCGGATTATTATCGTATTTTATGCTGGAATGA
- a CDS encoding hydrogenase 4 subunit F, whose product MTLIILLGVSLFAAIILAFVGDRRFAPEVNILGSGATFVASIALAVHVYFEGSMIAGGKFFFVDAFNVYLAVLTAFVSMTTAIFSRRYMRREREHGRVSHWGMRFYHAMFQLFIFAMLLALLTNNIGVLWIAMELATLSTVLLVSLYRTPAAIEAAWKYFILCGVGIAQALFGTVLLYFAAEKVLGEGGDALLWTNLSQVSGQLEPTVLRLAFVFLMVGYGTKVGLVPLHNWLPDAHSEGPTPISAVLSGLLLNIALYALVRCKVLVDLSTGTNWAGKMMMGFGLLSILVSSFAILRRKDIKRMFSYSSIEHMGIATFAFGLGGPIATFGGLLHMLVHSLTKSSIFFTVGHACQMHGTQEITKIKGLIKGNPLVGWGMMLGVMAIVGMPPFGVFTSEFLILTATMKDAPYLAPFLLLGLGVAFAALFRRVQPMVSGPIPDYQTPVKASHIPVILHMVLVLIIGIYMPVFLSDWFHTAVELLK is encoded by the coding sequence GTGACACTTATAATCCTGCTCGGGGTCTCATTATTTGCCGCTATAATCCTTGCCTTTGTAGGTGACAGGAGGTTTGCCCCTGAGGTAAATATTCTCGGTTCCGGCGCCACTTTTGTTGCCAGTATTGCCCTTGCAGTACATGTATACTTTGAAGGCTCCATGATTGCCGGAGGAAAGTTCTTCTTTGTTGATGCCTTCAATGTCTACCTTGCTGTGCTTACTGCATTTGTCTCCATGACAACGGCCATATTCAGCAGGAGATACATGAGGCGGGAAAGGGAACACGGCCGTGTCAGCCACTGGGGGATGCGTTTCTATCATGCCATGTTTCAGCTCTTTATCTTTGCCATGCTCCTTGCACTACTGACCAACAATATCGGTGTACTGTGGATTGCCATGGAGCTTGCCACACTCTCAACCGTGTTACTTGTTTCCTTATACAGGACACCTGCTGCAATTGAGGCGGCATGGAAGTATTTCATACTTTGCGGAGTGGGTATAGCACAGGCACTATTCGGTACTGTACTACTCTATTTTGCCGCAGAAAAGGTTCTGGGTGAAGGAGGAGATGCACTCTTATGGACAAACCTGAGTCAGGTCAGCGGACAGCTTGAGCCGACCGTGCTTCGTCTTGCATTCGTCTTCCTTATGGTAGGTTACGGCACAAAGGTAGGTCTGGTTCCCCTTCATAACTGGCTGCCTGATGCACACAGTGAAGGTCCAACGCCTATATCAGCGGTACTATCAGGGCTTCTGCTCAATATTGCACTTTATGCACTGGTCAGATGTAAGGTACTGGTTGACTTGTCTACAGGCACGAATTGGGCAGGAAAGATGATGATGGGGTTCGGCCTTCTATCCATACTCGTTTCATCCTTCGCAATCCTGAGGCGTAAGGATATAAAAAGGATGTTTTCCTACTCATCCATAGAACACATGGGTATAGCAACCTTTGCATTTGGGTTGGGCGGCCCTATTGCAACATTCGGCGGGCTTCTGCACATGCTTGTCCATAGCCTTACAAAATCATCAATATTTTTTACTGTCGGTCATGCATGTCAGATGCACGGGACGCAGGAGATAACCAAGATAAAAGGTCTTATCAAGGGAAACCCGCTGGTCGGCTGGGGAATGATGCTTGGGGTTATGGCTATTGTTGGAATGCCGCCGTTCGGCGTATTTACAAGCGAATTCCTGATACTCACCGCAACCATGAAGGATGCACCATATCTCGCCCCATTCCTTTTACTCGGCCTTGGTGTTGCCTTTGCCGCCCTCTTCAGAAGGGTACAGCCGATGGTTTCAGGGCCTATCCCTGATTACCAGACACCTGTAAAGGCATCACACATACCTGTTATCCTGCACATGGTGCTGGTACTGATTATAGGAATTTACATGCCGGTTTTTTTGTCAGACTGGTTTCATACGGCAGTGGAGCTGTTGAAGTAA
- the prcA gene encoding proteasome subunit alpha has product MPLPYYVSPEQMMQDKAEYAQKGISKGRSTIVMEYEDGILFFADNPSASLNKISEVYDRIAFAGAGKYSEFESLRKAGIRHADLKGYAYSRDDVSAKSLANAYSQSMGTMFSQEIKPLEVEILVAEVHDGSGANEIYRILYDGNICDEKGYAVIGGKSEAVKVFLKDKYRAGMNLKESLKLSVEALESTVKTKLEKENMEVAVLDRGRNGRKFRRIKIDELITLLS; this is encoded by the coding sequence ATGCCTCTTCCCTATTATGTTTCACCCGAACAGATGATGCAGGATAAGGCAGAGTATGCACAGAAGGGTATCTCAAAGGGGAGGTCTACTATAGTTATGGAGTATGAAGATGGGATACTTTTTTTTGCAGACAATCCGAGTGCTTCATTAAATAAGATAAGTGAGGTCTATGACCGTATTGCATTTGCAGGGGCCGGTAAGTACAGTGAATTTGAGAGCCTTAGAAAGGCGGGCATCCGTCATGCAGACCTGAAGGGTTATGCATACAGTCGTGATGATGTTTCAGCCAAGTCTCTAGCAAATGCCTATTCACAGTCTATGGGAACTATGTTCAGTCAAGAGATAAAACCGCTTGAAGTTGAGATACTCGTTGCTGAAGTCCATGACGGCTCCGGGGCAAATGAAATCTACAGGATTTTATATGACGGCAATATTTGTGATGAAAAGGGGTACGCAGTCATAGGCGGCAAGTCTGAAGCAGTAAAGGTCTTTTTAAAAGATAAGTACAGGGCAGGCATGAACCTTAAAGAGTCATTAAAATTATCTGTTGAGGCACTTGAATCAACGGTTAAGACAAAACTTGAAAAAGAAAATATGGAAGTTGCCGTACTGGACAGGGGTCGGAATGGAAGAAAGTTCAGAAGGATTAAGATAGATGAATTAATCACACTCCTGAGTTAA
- the hyfB gene encoding hydrogenase 4 subunit B — protein sequence MSPFILASSSILIVLAVTILVPLFGRNQRLLINVSFPLSAIASCLAVSAGVWTVWKGGSESYILHMGLPDLPFHLRLDSLSGFFLTIVGLLGLFVSIYSIGYVKGFLAHRSVLRLVIFYNLFMAGMLMVILADDALFFLISWEVMAAASYFLVMFEDEKAENRRAAFIYLVVAHVGAIAILLSFGVMAGLATGFEGFNGYTFDAMRHASFTPAWAAAAFFLAFFGFAAKAGMIPLHVWLPEAHPVAPSNVSALMSGVMLKTAIYGIVRVAFDLIKVFPWWWGAIVLVFGLITALFGILYAIMQHDLKKLLAYSSVENIGIILIGIGLSMVYASFHMPVFAALALIAGLYHALNHAMFKGLLFMGAGAVLHSTHERSMEQMGGLIHKMPWTSVLFLFGCISIAALPPFNGFVSEWLTFQAFLLSPSLPSQLLKLIFPLAAALLALTAALAARCFVKAYGMTFLGQWRGLKTSVHEVTWTMKAGMILSAITCLVLGVFPTIVISWMDIVPEQLVGGTLTTTAGQFGWLWLTPISHARASYSAPLVLIIIPVIVFLIYIFLHTRKTAIHRGPIWDCGFAKLNTRMQYTGTSFSMPIRRIFGFIFMIKEDVRIDGGLHKAFPKSILYRLRVRDRLWGWFYTPVADSSFWIARKTGKLQQGRIQMYLVYSFVTIIILLVLL from the coding sequence ATGTCTCCGTTTATCCTTGCGTCATCATCAATCCTGATTGTTCTGGCTGTTACTATTCTTGTACCCTTATTTGGGCGTAATCAGCGGTTGTTGATTAATGTCTCTTTTCCATTATCCGCGATTGCATCTTGTCTTGCTGTTTCAGCCGGTGTATGGACGGTGTGGAAAGGCGGAAGTGAGTCTTACATCTTACACATGGGTCTTCCTGACCTGCCGTTTCATCTGAGGCTGGATTCATTATCAGGGTTCTTTTTAACAATCGTCGGTCTTTTAGGTCTGTTTGTTTCTATATATTCCATAGGATATGTCAAAGGATTTCTTGCCCACAGGTCTGTCCTGAGGCTGGTTATTTTTTATAACCTCTTCATGGCAGGGATGCTGATGGTGATACTTGCTGATGATGCCTTGTTCTTTCTTATCTCATGGGAGGTCATGGCCGCGGCCTCTTATTTCCTTGTCATGTTTGAGGATGAGAAGGCAGAGAACAGGCGGGCGGCATTTATATATTTAGTTGTTGCCCATGTCGGGGCTATCGCCATCCTCCTTTCCTTTGGAGTGATGGCAGGTCTTGCAACAGGTTTTGAAGGCTTTAACGGTTATACGTTTGATGCCATGCGTCATGCGTCATTCACGCCTGCATGGGCAGCAGCGGCATTTTTCCTTGCATTCTTCGGGTTTGCAGCAAAGGCAGGCATGATACCTCTGCACGTATGGCTGCCGGAGGCACATCCTGTTGCCCCATCCAATGTTTCTGCACTGATGAGCGGTGTCATGCTGAAGACCGCCATTTACGGGATAGTCCGGGTAGCATTTGACCTCATAAAGGTCTTTCCCTGGTGGTGGGGGGCAATTGTACTTGTCTTCGGCCTGATAACGGCTCTGTTTGGTATCCTCTATGCCATTATGCAGCATGACCTTAAAAAACTCCTTGCATATTCCTCTGTTGAAAATATCGGGATTATCCTGATAGGGATTGGCCTTTCAATGGTTTATGCTTCATTCCACATGCCTGTATTTGCCGCCCTTGCCCTTATAGCCGGCCTTTATCATGCACTTAACCACGCCATGTTCAAGGGTCTGCTATTCATGGGGGCCGGTGCCGTGCTCCATTCAACTCATGAGCGCAGTATGGAGCAGATGGGCGGTCTTATTCACAAGATGCCGTGGACATCCGTCCTATTCCTGTTCGGCTGTATCTCAATTGCCGCACTGCCGCCGTTTAACGGCTTTGTATCTGAATGGCTTACATTCCAGGCATTCCTGCTTTCACCTTCTCTGCCGAGTCAGCTCTTAAAACTGATATTCCCTCTTGCTGCCGCACTACTGGCCCTGACTGCTGCACTTGCGGCACGGTGTTTTGTTAAAGCATACGGTATGACATTCTTGGGACAGTGGCGCGGGCTGAAAACAAGTGTGCATGAAGTAACATGGACGATGAAGGCAGGGATGATATTGAGTGCCATAACATGTCTTGTACTCGGGGTCTTCCCGACCATTGTTATAAGCTGGATGGACATAGTGCCGGAGCAACTGGTAGGTGGAACACTTACAACTACAGCAGGGCAATTCGGATGGCTGTGGCTTACACCCATATCCCATGCGAGGGCGTCCTATTCTGCACCACTTGTGTTAATCATAATACCGGTGATTGTTTTTCTTATTTACATATTTTTGCATACAAGGAAAACGGCCATTCACAGGGGGCCAATATGGGATTGCGGATTTGCAAAGTTGAATACACGGATGCAGTACACAGGAACCTCTTTTTCAATGCCTATCCGCAGGATATTCGGTTTTATCTTCATGATAAAGGAAGATGTGCGTATTGATGGGGGATTGCATAAGGCATTTCCTAAGTCTATCCTATACCGTCTCAGGGTAAGGGACCGCTTATGGGGCTGGTTCTATACACCTGTGGCAGATTCGAGCTTCTGGATAGCTAGGAAGACCGGAAAACTTCAGCAAGGAAGGATACAGATGTATCTTGTTTATTCATTTGTAACGATTATTATACTGCTGGTACTGCTATAA